CTGGCCGGCCGACGGCCGGACGGTCGGCATCGTGGTCGACGCCGGAGCCGACGCGGACGGCGTATCGCGGGTGTGCCGGGAGGTGTCCGCCGCCGGCATGGTGCCGCTGGTGATCGCCGCGCACGGCGGCACGGTGGACGGCCTGACCGTGCAGCGGACCTTCGCCACCGGCCGCTCGGTCGAACTGGACCTGTTGCTGCTGGCCGGGGCGCCCGCTCCCGCGCCGGACGCGCGGCCGGCCCGGGACGCCAAGGCCGGCGCGGCGGACGCCACCGTCGTGGATCCCCGGGTGCTGCTGCTGGTGCAGGAGTGCTGGCGGCACGCCAAGGTGATCGGCGCCTGGGGTGACGGCGTGCGGGTGCTGGAGCTGGCCGGTGTGGTCGGCGCTGCGGGCGTGGTGGCCGGTGACTCGCCGGCCGACGTGCTCGCCGACGCGCAGGCCCTGCTGGCCGCACACCGCGTCTGGGAACGGTTCCCCGCCTCGGTCGCCTGACCGCGGGCTGTCGACGGGCGTCCACCGCGGTGCGCGGTGGACACCCGTCGCGGCCGGTCCGCCGGCCAGTTCGCCGGCAGCCCGTACCGTCGGCAGCCAGCTTGTCGGCAGCCCGAGCCGTCGGCAGCCAGCTTGTCGGCAGCCCGTACCGTCGGTGTGGTGGCCGCCGAGAAGGAACTCTCCGCCCGGGGTTTCGTCGTCGTCATCGTCGGCGTCGGCGTGCTGCTCTGCTGTGGCACCCCCACCGCCGGCTTCTACCTCTCCCACAAGGACGCGAGGGAGGAGCCCGGCATCCGCGCCGCCGCCGACGCCTACCTGTCCGCCGTGGTCAGGCATGACGACAACGGCGCGTACGACATGTTGTGTGCGGCCGACCGACGCCGCGAGTCGCGGGCGGACTGGCTGGACCGTCCTGCGGCCGGGTACGGGGTGACCGGGTTCCGGATCACCGACGTGACGGTCAGGCGCCTGAGCGAGGGACCGACCCTGCGGTGGGTGACCGCCGAGGTCACCTATTCGGACCAGGCACCCCGGACGGTGGGGCTGAACGTCGAGCGGCAGGACGGCGACTGGAAGGTGTGCAGCCCGGACGTCCGGTGACCTGCCCCGGACGGCGGGCGGTACGGCCCGGGCGAGGGCGGCCCCGGGTACGGTCGGCGGGCGCGTATTGACGTCACATGTCAGACGAATTACGTTGACGTTCGTCAATTCAATACGTGTCCTGCACCCCGGCGAGGAGCGTGCACATGCTCAGACGGAGAGTCGCCCTGCTGTCCCCGGTACTGCTCGCGGCGACCCTGGGCACCGCGGTGGTCACCGGCACCGTGCTGCTCGGCAGCGCCCCACCCGCGCAGGCGCTGGAGAACGGCCTGGCCCGCACCCCGCAGATGGGCTGGAACGACTGGAACTCGTTCGGCTGCAACGTCAACGAGACGCTGATCCGGCAGACCGCCGACACACTGGTCTCCAGCGGGATGGCCGCCGCCGGCTACGAGTACGTCAACATCGACGACTGCTGGTCGACCAAGCAGCGCAACGCCAGCGGCGACCTGGTCGCCGACCCGGCGAAGTTCCCCAGCGGCATGAAGGCGCTCGCCGACTACGTCCACGGCAAGGGCCTCAAGCTGGGCATCTACTCGTCGGCCGGGACGACCACCTGCGCCGGCTACCCGGCCAGCATCAACTACGAGCAGCGCGACGCCAACCTCTGGGCGTCCTGGGGCGTCGACTACCTCAAGTACGACAACTGCGGTGACCACCTCGGTCGCAGCGGGCAACAGCGCTACACCGCGATGCGGGACGCCCTGGCGGCCACCGGCCGCAACATCCTCTACAGCCTGTGTAACTGGGGCCAGGAGAGCGTCTGGACCTGGGGCGCGGCGGTGGGCAACTCCTGGCGCAACACCGGGGACATCGGCGGCAACTGGAACTCCATCATGGGCATCCTCGACCAGCAGGTCGGCAAGGACTCGTACGCCCGACCCGGCGCGTGGAACGACCCGGACATGCTGGAGGTCGGCAACGGCCCCACCGAGACCGAGTCCCGCGCCCACTTCAGCCTCTGGGCGCTGCTGAACGCCCCGCTGCTGGCCGGCAACGACCTGCGCACCATGTCGGCGGCCACCCGGACCATCCTGACCAACACCGAGGTCATCGCGGTCAACCAGGACTGGGGTGGCCGGCAGGGCTACAAGATCAGCGACAGCGGTGACCTGGAGGTCTGGCGCAAGCCGATGTCCTCGGGCGGGGTGGCCACGGTGCTGCTCAACCGGGGTGGCGGCACGGCCACCGTCTCCACCACGGCCAGCGCGCTCGGCCTCGGCAGCGCCTCGTCGTACGCGGTACGGGACCTGTGGGCGCACAGCACCGCGACGTCGACCGGCACGATCAGCGCCTCGGTGCCGGCGCACGGCGCGGCGATGTTCCTGGTGACCGGCGGCGGCACTCCCCCGCCGACCACCCCACCCCCGACGACGCCGCCCCCGACCACCCCACCGCCGACCACTCCCCCGCCGAGCACGACGACCGCGGTCCGCAACGTCTCCGCCGGCCGGTGCCTGGACGTCAACGGCGCGACGCAGACCAACGGCGCCGCGGCCATCGTCTGGGACTGTCACGGCCAGGCCAACCAGTCGTGGACCTCGACCAGCAGCCAGGAGCTGCGGGTCTACGGCACCAAGTGTCTGGACGTCAACAACGCCGGCACCGCCAACGGCACCTCGGTGATCATCTGGGACTGCAACGGCCAGTCCAACCAGAAATGGCGCTTCAACGCCGACGGGACCGTCACCGCGGTCGGCTCGGGCCGCTGCCTGGACCTGGTGGGCAACGGCACGGCCAACGGCACCCGTACCCAGATCTGGGACTGCAACGGCGCCGCCGGTCAACGGTGGAGCCGCGGCTGACCCGTAGCGTGCCGCCGACACCCGCCACCACCGGCCCGACGAGCGGGCACAGCGCATCTCGGCGACGCGCCGCCGCGGTCACGACCCGCGCGGCGCGTCGCCGCTACGGTCCGGCGGACGGGCCTGCCCCGGGGCGGACCCCACCCCCGGACGGCATCGGAGGCGGGGCCGGACCCACCTGCGTCAGCCGCGTCCGGTGATCTCCACGGTCGCGCGGGCGAGCGTCCGGCCCGTCCCGTCCAGCACGGTCAGCCGGACCCGCCCGTCGGCGACGTCGACAGCGGTGGCGGCGACCAGGAACCGCTGGGCGTGGACGTCCGCCCGGACAGACGACGACCCGACCAGGACCGTCCGCGCCTCCCGAAGGGGCAGGTAGCCCAGCAGACCACCCAGGATCTCGCTGATCGCGTACTCCGGTCCGCCGCCGCTGGTGCCGACCGCCGCCGTGGAACGCCCGGCGTCGAGACTCTCCACGTAGCTACCCGACGGTCCGGCCCAGAGCCGCAGCGTACGACCATCGTCCAGGGTGACCCTCTCGGCGTCGACATAGCCGGAGGGCGGCTGCCAGCCACCTGCGGACTCCGCCGGTGGGTCCGGGGCGATGACGACGACCGCCGCGATCGTCAGGGACACCGCCGCGAGCCCGACGAGACTGCGCAGTGGCGAGCGGGGCGGGGCGGCGGTCATGCGGGGGTTCCGCCGGCCGACGGTACGGGCTCGGCGAAGGTGTCGCGCAGCGCCGGGTCCAGGGACCGGCCGGTGGTCGGGGTGAGGAACAGCTCGGCGAGCAGGAGGTCGGCGAGGTGGGCGGGGTTGATCCCGGCCTCCCGGCCCGCGAGAGCGTGCAGCAGACCGCCGCAGCGCAGCGGGGCCCGTACCGCCGCGGCGGGCAGCCGACCGACCCGGCGCGGACGGCCGACCGACCCCGCGATCCGGGTCATCATCTCCGCCCAGCTCAGGTTCTCGTCGGCGACCGGAACGTCCCCACCACGGGCCTGTTCGAGCGCGTCGGCCGTGATGTCGGCGACGCTGTCCACCGAGGCGGTGGCGGTCCCGCCGACGGGGACGACCAGGGGTGCCCGGGACCGCGCCCACCGGTCCAGCGGACCGGCCCAGTTGGGCAGCCGGTCGCCGGCCCGGCCGAAGACGAACGGTAGCTCCAGCACGGCGACCGGCAGCCCCGGGCCGGCGGCGGCCCGCCCCTCCCCGGCCTGATCCCGCCGGCACCTGACGTACGCGTGGTGTGCCGTGAGTCGCCACTGTGGATGCAGCCGGTCGAAGTGGGTGTAGTACGAGCCCATGACGACCCCCCGGGTGAGCCCCTCGTGACGGGCGGCGGTGAACAGGCGCACCACCGGCTCGACGAGTTCCCGGCGCAGGGCCGGGTAGGCCGGCCTGGGCAACACCCGCTGTTCGTCCGCCCGGGTGGCCAGGACCACACCGTCGTGGCCGGCGAGCAGCGGCCGGAGGTCGTCGATCGCGGCGGACTCCAGGTCGAGCAGGTGGTCGACGCCCGGCCGGGCGGTACGGGCGACCGAGGTCACCGCGTGCCCCCGCCCGCGCAGCACGTCGACCACCCGGGTACCGATCAGACCGCTGCCGCCCACCACGAGAATCCGCACGGCCCATCGTCCACTGCGGACCGGTCGGCTTGTCAAGCCGTACTCCCCCGGACCGGTGGGTGGGTCACCTGTGGCGGGGCGGCACCGGCCACGTGCCCCCCGTCCGGGTCCTCAGCGGCGACGTTCCGGCCGGCACCCGCCCGCAGCCGGTCGTCGCCGCCTCGCGGGTCGGGTCGGCAGCTCGGCGAGGAACCGCTCGGCCCGGCGGGTGTGCAGGAAGGCCCCCCGGTCGGCGGAGACCGCCCGCGCCCGCTCGGCGGCGGCCCGGACGACCTCGACCGGCTCGCCCCGCGCCTGGAGGAGCCGGGCCCGCAGCAGGAGCAGCAGCCCCTCCGGGTGGCGCTGGCCGCACGACTCCAGATAGAAGTCGGCCCGGTCGAGTGCGGTCGCGGCGGCCTCGACCGCGCCGGCGGCGATGAGCATCTCGGCGAGGAGCCCGTGCCAGGCGGCGACGTCCGAGCGGGGCGGGTCGAGCAGGTGCGCGGCGATGAGCCGACGCACCTGCTCCGCGTTGCCCACCGGATCCCGGCCGGTCACCGCCAGCGCCCAGCAGCGGGCCAGCCGCTGGTAGGTGCCGAGGAAGACGAAGGAGAAACCGGGATCCACAGCGATGCCCCGCCCGGAGGCGCGCAGCGCCAGCGCCGGATCACCGACGAGCACCGCGATCCGGGTGGCGGCGCACGCCCACACGGTGACCATGTATGGGTCCTCCCCGGCCAGGTCTTCGAGCCCGTCGAGCAGGGTCCGCCCGTCCGCGACCTCACCGTGCAACGTGGTCACCTCGGCCAGCATCGCGGCCATCAGCAGCTGGAGGTCGTGCCGGACGGGGTCCTCGTCCCGACGGGGAATGTCGAAGATCATCTCCCGGGACCGGTCCAGCCAGCGCGCCGCCTCACCGATCTCCCCGTAGTCCCACTGTTGCAGGCCCCAGGCGTGCAGTCCGCACGCGAGCACCCACGGATCACCGGACTCCTCCCCCCGTCGCCGCAGCCGGCGGGCCAGCAGGGCGCTGCGGTCGAGATCGACCGCCTGGACCAGGGCGGCCCAGCGGGAGTAGAGGAAACTGGCCGCCTCCCGCTCCCGACCGAGGCCACGGGCCAGGTGCTCGGCCCGCTCCAACAGGTCGGTCACCGAGAAGCCGTACATCGACCGCATGCCGAGGACCGCGGTGAGCTGGGCCAGCGCGGACAGCTCCCCCTCGGCGAGGCCTGCGGCCCGGGCCACCTGCACGGCCGCGCGCAGGTGGCGCTCGGCGACGTCGAGCGCCGACTTGCCCGCCGCGTGCCGGCCCGCGTCGACCAACGCCCGGACGGTCCGGGCCGGCTCGGCGAGCAGCCCGGCGGACCACAGGTGGTGCCCGAGACGTTCGGCCACCGTCTCGGCCTCCGGACCGCCCCGATCAGGCCGTACCCGGGTCGTTCCGGGGGGCGTTCGTTCGAGCGCGTCGGCGATCCGCAGGTGCAGCTGGCCGAGCTGCGTCGGCCGGGTCGTCACGGTCACCGCCTCGCGGACCAGATCGTGGGCGAACCGCAGCGAGAAGGGGTCGCCCGGCCGGCTCTCCAGCATGCCGAGCGCCAGTACGGGTTCCAGCCGTTCGAGGCAGCTGTCGAGGTCGAGACCGGCGGCGCGGGCGAGCAGCCCGAGTTCCACCTCCCGGCCGATCAGCGCGGCGATCCGGAGCAGGTCACGGGTGTCGGCGTCCAGCCCGGACATCCGGTCGACGACCACGTCCCGCACGGTCGCCGGCACGCCGGCCCGCCCCCGGGGCCGGTCGGCGAGCAGCCGGGACAGTTCCCGGACGAAGAACGGGTTTCCGCCGGTGCGGCTGAGGATGCCGCGGGTCGCGTCGGCGGTGGGAGCCGCGCCGGTCTCCCGGCGGACGAGTTCGGCCACCTCGGCCTCGTCCAGGTTGCCGAGCTGGATCCGCTGGTGGCCGGGGAGCCGGCTGACCGTGGCGAGCATCCGGGACAGCGCGGAACCCGGGGTCGGGGCGCGGTCGCGCAGCGCGCCGATCAGGGCGGTGCCGCCGGGCAGGCGGGTCGCCAGGTGACCGACCAGGTGCAGCGACGCGCTGTCGCCCCAGTGCAGGTCGTCGAGCGCGAGCACCGTGGGCCGCCGCGCCGAGGCCGCGGCGACGATCGCGACGACCTGCTCGAAGAGCCGGAACGGGAAACCGTTGTCGGGCAGCACCGGCGCGGCGAGGACGTCCGGACGCGGTTCCAGGAGGCTGCCCAGCTCCCGACCGACCGGAACGTCCCGCTGCGCGGCCGGCAGA
Above is a window of Micromonospora rifamycinica DNA encoding:
- a CDS encoding lectin, whose amino-acid sequence is MLRRRVALLSPVLLAATLGTAVVTGTVLLGSAPPAQALENGLARTPQMGWNDWNSFGCNVNETLIRQTADTLVSSGMAAAGYEYVNIDDCWSTKQRNASGDLVADPAKFPSGMKALADYVHGKGLKLGIYSSAGTTTCAGYPASINYEQRDANLWASWGVDYLKYDNCGDHLGRSGQQRYTAMRDALAATGRNILYSLCNWGQESVWTWGAAVGNSWRNTGDIGGNWNSIMGILDQQVGKDSYARPGAWNDPDMLEVGNGPTETESRAHFSLWALLNAPLLAGNDLRTMSAATRTILTNTEVIAVNQDWGGRQGYKISDSGDLEVWRKPMSSGGVATVLLNRGGGTATVSTTASALGLGSASSYAVRDLWAHSTATSTGTISASVPAHGAAMFLVTGGGTPPPTTPPPTTPPPTTPPPTTPPPSTTTAVRNVSAGRCLDVNGATQTNGAAAIVWDCHGQANQSWTSTSSQELRVYGTKCLDVNNAGTANGTSVIIWDCNGQSNQKWRFNADGTVTAVGSGRCLDLVGNGTANGTRTQIWDCNGAAGQRWSRG
- a CDS encoding Rv0361 family membrane protein encodes the protein MAAEKELSARGFVVVIVGVGVLLCCGTPTAGFYLSHKDAREEPGIRAAADAYLSAVVRHDDNGAYDMLCAADRRRESRADWLDRPAAGYGVTGFRITDVTVRRLSEGPTLRWVTAEVTYSDQAPRTVGLNVERQDGDWKVCSPDVR
- a CDS encoding NAD-dependent epimerase/dehydratase family protein, giving the protein MRILVVGGSGLIGTRVVDVLRGRGHAVTSVARTARPGVDHLLDLESAAIDDLRPLLAGHDGVVLATRADEQRVLPRPAYPALRRELVEPVVRLFTAARHEGLTRGVVMGSYYTHFDRLHPQWRLTAHHAYVRCRRDQAGEGRAAAGPGLPVAVLELPFVFGRAGDRLPNWAGPLDRWARSRAPLVVPVGGTATASVDSVADITADALEQARGGDVPVADENLSWAEMMTRIAGSVGRPRRVGRLPAAAVRAPLRCGGLLHALAGREAGINPAHLADLLLAELFLTPTTGRSLDPALRDTFAEPVPSAGGTPA
- a CDS encoding ATP-binding protein; this translates as MAGLWSGESGHRTRPEDALRLQILGPLRVRRGGVELDPGPRQRAYLLVLLLARAGGPVSTAELIDLVWGDDAPVSAVNVIHKYVGVLRRLLEPGLPPRAAGSYLLRHPTGYRLSASAETLDLMAFREHVGAAAVHLAQGGDGAALDAYVRALALWRGPAGDGHPHRPGAVALFSALDGEFFAAAVAAAGLAVAAGQPHQVLAPLRLAATMAPLHEPVQAALVTALAAAGQQAQALTVFRAVRADLAEQLGVDPGPALWQAYHRVRGGASTPPTPRTPTGGGLVGRVGELAALRHATAAAFAGGTGLVIVQGESGVGKTRLLREATAEAEQRGALVVWGHCLDGGGTPSMWPWVQAIRGILDGLPAAQRDVPVGRELGSLLEPRPDVLAAPVLPDNGFPFRLFEQVVAIVAAASARRPTVLALDDLHWGDSASLHLVGHLATRLPGGTALIGALRDRAPTPGSALSRMLATVSRLPGHQRIQLGNLDEAEVAELVRRETGAAPTADATRGILSRTGGNPFFVRELSRLLADRPRGRAGVPATVRDVVVDRMSGLDADTRDLLRIAALIGREVELGLLARAAGLDLDSCLERLEPVLALGMLESRPGDPFSLRFAHDLVREAVTVTTRPTQLGQLHLRIADALERTPPGTTRVRPDRGGPEAETVAERLGHHLWSAGLLAEPARTVRALVDAGRHAAGKSALDVAERHLRAAVQVARAAGLAEGELSALAQLTAVLGMRSMYGFSVTDLLERAEHLARGLGREREAASFLYSRWAALVQAVDLDRSALLARRLRRRGEESGDPWVLACGLHAWGLQQWDYGEIGEAARWLDRSREMIFDIPRRDEDPVRHDLQLLMAAMLAEVTTLHGEVADGRTLLDGLEDLAGEDPYMVTVWACAATRIAVLVGDPALALRASGRGIAVDPGFSFVFLGTYQRLARCWALAVTGRDPVGNAEQVRRLIAAHLLDPPRSDVAAWHGLLAEMLIAAGAVEAAATALDRADFYLESCGQRHPEGLLLLLRARLLQARGEPVEVVRAAAERARAVSADRGAFLHTRRAERFLAELPTRPARRRRPAAGGCRPERRR